The Lacipirellula parvula genome window below encodes:
- a CDS encoding LysM peptidoglycan-binding domain-containing protein: MVPRTPKLIAACAVLGVGVCLAWPWRRDRPTNVVPAASPATVAPNTTAAPAKDLMAASPAVAAPTPLAEQAAPPEQNPFAAVSLQAPQPYTTAKPPVADGVAPLPFALAPLPEMETAAATQTHVVHAGDSLESLAKRYLGDEARALELFDLNREVLENPHLLPIGAELAIPANAEAAATAQAH; this comes from the coding sequence GTGGTCCCGCGCACACCCAAACTGATCGCGGCCTGCGCTGTTCTTGGCGTGGGCGTTTGCCTTGCTTGGCCCTGGCGGCGCGATCGACCGACGAACGTCGTTCCAGCAGCATCGCCGGCAACCGTCGCTCCGAATACGACCGCTGCGCCGGCGAAGGATCTGATGGCCGCGTCGCCCGCCGTTGCAGCGCCGACTCCGCTGGCTGAACAAGCCGCGCCGCCGGAGCAGAATCCCTTCGCCGCGGTGAGCCTGCAGGCGCCACAGCCCTACACGACGGCCAAGCCGCCGGTTGCCGACGGCGTCGCTCCCCTGCCCTTTGCGCTCGCGCCGCTACCCGAGATGGAAACGGCTGCGGCGACGCAAACGCACGTCGTCCACGCGGGGGATTCGCTCGAAAGCTTGGCCAAACGCTACCTCGGCGACGAGGCCCGGGCGCTCGAGCTGTTCGATCTCAACCGCGAGGTGCTGGAGAATCCCCACCTGCTGCCGATCGGGGCGGAGTTGGCGATTCCGGCTAATGCTGAGGCCGCGGCGACGGCTCAGGCCCACTAG
- a CDS encoding alpha/beta hydrolase: MKSPVCRSSWVFALALAAVAAAPVAAQPARTKVPDPIEVSLPTKDGVQLRATYYASTAGQQAVPVVMLHDFNETRAVFDPLARALQNPRVPENPAAPRIAPRAVLTVDLRGHGGSKTAHSASGATQELESNRFQQQDFRAMVDLDMEAVRTFLVQENDAGKLNLNSLGLLGSGMGANVAMIWAAKDWSTPPLAVRKQGQDVKALVLLSPRWNFNGLILRDPLRFPPIQRQLSVLIAYGAEDKAVAKDCQNIVSILSKHHPDPPADRVEQLKDFFVYAPETRLQGTKLLTSDAFGIGQKIVSFLESRLGSKSFPYSVRKH, translated from the coding sequence ATGAAATCGCCGGTCTGTCGTAGCTCATGGGTTTTTGCGTTGGCGCTCGCCGCCGTGGCGGCGGCGCCGGTTGCCGCACAGCCGGCCCGAACGAAGGTTCCAGACCCTATTGAGGTGTCGCTGCCGACCAAGGACGGCGTCCAGCTGCGGGCGACCTACTACGCCAGTACGGCGGGACAGCAGGCCGTGCCGGTGGTCATGCTGCACGATTTCAACGAGACGCGGGCGGTCTTCGACCCCCTGGCGCGAGCCCTGCAGAACCCGCGGGTTCCCGAGAATCCGGCGGCGCCCCGCATCGCGCCGCGGGCCGTCCTGACCGTCGACTTGCGCGGCCACGGCGGCAGCAAGACCGCGCACTCGGCCAGCGGCGCAACGCAGGAACTCGAATCAAACCGCTTCCAGCAGCAAGATTTTCGCGCGATGGTCGACCTCGACATGGAGGCGGTTCGCACTTTCCTCGTGCAGGAGAACGACGCCGGCAAGCTAAATCTCAACTCGCTTGGCCTGCTGGGCAGCGGCATGGGTGCCAACGTCGCGATGATCTGGGCCGCGAAGGATTGGTCGACTCCGCCGCTGGCCGTTCGTAAGCAGGGGCAAGATGTGAAGGCCCTCGTCTTGCTGTCGCCGCGTTGGAACTTCAACGGCCTGATCCTACGCGACCCGTTGAGGTTCCCGCCGATTCAACGGCAGCTATCGGTATTGATCGCTTACGGCGCTGAGGACAAAGCGGTGGCGAAGGATTGCCAGAACATCGTCAGCATTCTCAGTAAGCACCATCCCGATCCGCCGGCTGATCGCGTCGAGCAGCTCAAAGACTTTTTCGTCTACGCTCCCGAAACCCGCCTGCAGGGAACGAAGCTCCTCACCAGCGATGCTTTCGGCATCGGCCAAAAGATCGTCAGCTTCCTGGAATCGCGATTGGGGAGTAAGTCGTTCCCCTACTCGGTGCGTAAGCACTAG
- a CDS encoding vWA domain-containing protein, with product MAGNPTAPPLADGDVDIPRATRFIRGDSAAWATSLLVHAAALTAMTVASLAIPIVQAPVDLALESFELPEPAPLSDEFASSDVASSEIGAMGTGGVSGALASGVDFSEQSIVMEQADLLADTGNRVAVELGTEISQGPQFLSTVSVQGAGSVGSSGAEGAIDRLTHEILTSLEQRPTMVVWMFDQSGSLREERERVIKRFQRIYEELGVIDAADNPAFRRHKDKPLLTAVVGFGAEPTMLTKEPTDRMEEIKQAIKRISDDETGQENVFRAVGMVAEKFRTYRSAKNGKRHVMIVVFTDEAGDDIPLVDDTVSVCRKYAMPVYVVGRPAPFGRDTAYVKYIDPDPKFDQRPQWVPVSLGPESLMPEALKLRFADQGNDDELLDSGFGPYALTRLCYETGGLYFTSHPNRVVGRHISGDETKNLSAHIAMFFDADAMRRYQPDYVPAQEYARLLQTNRARSALIQAAQMSWTSPMENVRLRFPKRDEAELAQALSLAQRSAAILQPKLDAICQTLLAGEPDRAKLEEPRWQAGYDLALGRALAVKTRTDGYNVLLAEAKQGKAFKDDRNNTWVLRPDKAFANTSLEKLAGKAEEYLTRVTKDHPGTPWAAMAERELSTPLGWRWDEAFTPLPPIEPPSNNPPRPPRPEPQGPPRRDPPPL from the coding sequence ATGGCCGGCAATCCGACCGCTCCGCCGTTGGCCGATGGCGACGTCGACATTCCACGCGCGACCCGCTTCATTCGCGGCGATTCGGCGGCGTGGGCGACGAGCTTGCTCGTCCATGCCGCGGCGCTGACCGCGATGACCGTGGCGTCGCTCGCAATCCCCATCGTGCAGGCGCCGGTCGACCTCGCGCTCGAAAGCTTTGAGCTCCCCGAACCAGCGCCCTTGTCGGATGAGTTCGCCTCGAGCGACGTCGCCAGTTCTGAAATCGGCGCCATGGGAACCGGCGGCGTCAGCGGCGCCTTGGCGTCAGGCGTCGACTTCAGCGAGCAGTCGATCGTCATGGAGCAGGCCGATCTGCTCGCCGATACCGGGAACCGCGTGGCGGTGGAACTCGGCACGGAGATTTCGCAGGGGCCGCAGTTCTTGAGCACCGTTTCGGTGCAAGGCGCCGGCAGCGTCGGATCCAGCGGCGCCGAGGGCGCCATCGATCGGCTGACGCACGAGATTCTCACTTCGCTCGAACAACGGCCGACGATGGTCGTGTGGATGTTCGACCAATCGGGCAGCCTCCGCGAAGAGCGCGAGCGGGTCATCAAACGCTTCCAGCGGATCTACGAGGAATTGGGCGTGATCGACGCCGCGGATAATCCGGCCTTCCGCCGCCACAAGGACAAGCCGCTGCTGACGGCCGTCGTCGGCTTCGGCGCCGAGCCGACGATGCTCACCAAAGAGCCGACCGACCGGATGGAGGAGATCAAGCAAGCCATTAAGAGAATTAGCGACGACGAAACAGGGCAGGAAAACGTCTTCCGCGCCGTGGGGATGGTGGCGGAAAAGTTTCGCACCTACCGCTCGGCGAAGAACGGCAAGCGGCATGTGATGATCGTCGTCTTCACCGACGAAGCGGGCGATGATATTCCGCTGGTCGACGACACGGTGAGCGTCTGTCGTAAGTACGCGATGCCGGTATACGTCGTCGGTCGGCCGGCCCCGTTCGGTCGCGATACAGCGTATGTGAAGTACATCGACCCCGATCCCAAGTTCGATCAGCGGCCGCAGTGGGTGCCGGTGTCGCTGGGACCGGAATCGCTGATGCCAGAGGCGCTCAAGCTACGGTTCGCCGACCAGGGCAACGACGATGAACTCCTAGATTCGGGTTTTGGTCCGTACGCGCTGACGCGACTGTGCTACGAGACGGGCGGGCTTTACTTCACGTCGCATCCGAACCGAGTGGTCGGCCGCCACATCAGCGGCGACGAAACAAAGAACCTTTCGGCCCACATCGCGATGTTCTTCGACGCCGATGCGATGCGGCGCTACCAGCCCGACTACGTCCCGGCGCAGGAGTACGCGCGGCTGCTGCAAACAAATCGTGCTCGCAGCGCGCTCATTCAAGCGGCGCAGATGTCGTGGACCTCGCCGATGGAGAACGTGCGGCTGCGTTTCCCGAAGCGTGATGAGGCGGAGCTGGCGCAGGCGCTTTCATTGGCCCAACGCTCGGCGGCGATCTTGCAGCCGAAGCTCGATGCGATTTGCCAAACGTTGCTCGCCGGCGAACCAGACCGCGCGAAGCTCGAGGAACCGCGTTGGCAGGCGGGGTACGACTTGGCCCTCGGACGGGCGCTAGCTGTGAAGACGCGAACCGACGGCTACAACGTGCTGCTCGCGGAAGCGAAGCAAGGGAAAGCGTTTAAGGATGACCGGAACAACACGTGGGTGCTGCGACCGGACAAGGCGTTTGCCAACACGTCGCTGGAAAAGCTCGCGGGGAAGGCTGAAGAGTACCTCACGCGGGTGACGAAAGATCACCCCGGGACGCCGTGGGCTGCGATGGCCGAGCGGGAACTCTCGACGCCGCTCGGTTGGCGTTGGGACGAGGCGTTCACGCCGCTGCCGCCGATCGAACCGCCGAGCAACAATCCGCCGCGACCGCCGCGTCCCGAACCGCAGGGTCCGCCGCGGCGCGATCCGCCGCCGCTGTAA
- a CDS encoding DUF2752 domain-containing protein gives MDERRLLSLRLRLALAGISLVGAMLLFTAWRLSPDPRGYGTHEQLGLAPCAFYAWTGWKCPSCGMTTAWAHAMHGDLPAALHANAGGTLLCGLVVLATVWAAASAGMGTWFVIRPSPRWLLGIGSAGLMITILDWVRRLAAG, from the coding sequence GTGGACGAACGCAGGCTCCTCTCGCTTCGATTGCGACTCGCACTCGCGGGAATCAGCCTCGTTGGCGCCATGCTGTTGTTCACGGCATGGCGATTGTCGCCAGATCCCCGCGGTTACGGAACGCACGAGCAACTCGGACTCGCCCCCTGCGCCTTTTACGCTTGGACAGGGTGGAAGTGCCCGAGTTGCGGCATGACGACGGCGTGGGCTCACGCAATGCACGGCGACCTGCCGGCCGCATTGCACGCCAACGCCGGCGGAACGCTCCTGTGCGGCCTCGTCGTCCTGGCGACTGTGTGGGCAGCGGCTTCGGCCGGCATGGGAACGTGGTTTGTGATACGACCGTCGCCTCGCTGGCTGCTAGGGATTGGCAGCGCGGGGTTGATGATCACCATACTCGACTGGGTGCGCCGCCTCGCGGCCGGCTAG
- a CDS encoding TIGR00282 family metallophosphoesterase, giving the protein MRLLFIGDIVGRPGRDIARRGVPGLIVDRQLDLVIANAENAAGGSGLTPEIYKELVAAGVDAITLGDHIYRRREIFPILQREENIVRPANLPDEAVGRSWATVKARNGSLVGVVSLLGQLYMKPIDSPFTAADRVLAEMPSDVKVRFVDFHAEATGEAQLLGRFLDGRVSAVLGTHTHVPTADETVFPGGTAFQCDVGMTGPFDSVIGRRIDRVLETRLTANPTAFDVATGDVRLSGSIVTIDDETGKATAIERICVREEELPALEAAAKRS; this is encoded by the coding sequence ATGCGACTGCTGTTTATTGGCGACATTGTAGGGCGGCCCGGCCGCGACATTGCGCGGCGCGGCGTGCCGGGGTTGATCGTTGATCGCCAACTCGACTTGGTGATCGCGAACGCGGAGAACGCTGCCGGCGGATCGGGGCTGACGCCCGAGATCTACAAAGAACTCGTCGCGGCCGGCGTCGATGCGATCACGCTTGGCGATCACATCTACCGCCGCCGCGAGATCTTTCCGATCTTGCAGCGCGAGGAAAACATCGTCCGCCCCGCGAACTTGCCCGACGAAGCGGTCGGCCGCAGCTGGGCGACCGTGAAGGCTCGCAACGGCTCGCTCGTCGGCGTCGTCAGCTTGCTCGGTCAGCTCTACATGAAGCCGATCGACAGCCCGTTCACCGCGGCCGATCGCGTGCTGGCGGAAATGCCGTCCGACGTAAAGGTTCGCTTCGTCGACTTCCATGCGGAAGCGACTGGCGAAGCTCAACTGCTGGGGCGGTTTCTCGACGGCCGCGTCTCTGCAGTGTTGGGGACGCACACCCATGTGCCCACCGCAGACGAAACGGTATTCCCTGGCGGCACGGCGTTCCAATGCGACGTCGGCATGACGGGGCCGTTTGATAGCGTCATCGGCCGGCGGATCGACCGCGTGCTGGAAACGCGACTGACGGCCAACCCGACGGCGTTCGACGTCGCCACGGGCGACGTGCGGCTGTCCGGCTCGATCGTTACGATCGACGACGAAACGGGCAAAGCGACCGCCATTGAACGGATCTGCGTCCGCGAGGAAGAGCTCCCAGCCCTCGAAGCCGCCGCCAAACGTAGCTAG
- the rny gene encoding ribonuclease Y, with amino-acid sequence MAHLTALDVTLPLPSLAAVSEPVLGIAVVASVVLGFGVVKFLDYLRKRDADKEAAQIIERAEIEAATRRKEAAVEAREMALQEKGKLEKANEEVRRELHDRERKLDKAEDAIQSRNDQLLKQEKMVESNQRRLAEKMEDATRRQKELDDLLDLERQTMHQLSGLSREEAESRLLGRLEKELMKEQGAMILRYEREAVEKTQAKAKEMLITAVQRFAAAHTAESTTSTVDIPNDEMKGRIIGREGRNIRALEKATGVDVIIDDTPGVVIVSAFDPVRREIARIALNKLIADGRIHPSRIEELVAETEKEVEGEIRRHGEEAMQEAQVFGIHPKVVELLGRLRYRTSYSQNVLRHSIEVSFITGMLAEEMGLDGELARRAGLLHDIGKAADHDLEGGHPKIGADLLKRFGEGPEVVHAALGHHDDIRPDMPYTVLCAAADACSASRPGARRETLDRYIKRMQELESIATSFAGVHQAFAIQAGREVRVIASSRDTTDESAAKVCRDIARAFEEQLTYPGEIKVTLIRETRITETAR; translated from the coding sequence ATGGCTCATCTGACTGCACTGGACGTTACGCTGCCGCTTCCCTCGCTGGCGGCCGTTTCGGAACCGGTTCTTGGCATCGCGGTCGTCGCCTCAGTGGTTTTGGGATTTGGCGTCGTCAAGTTCCTCGACTACCTGCGCAAGCGCGACGCTGATAAGGAAGCCGCGCAAATCATCGAGCGCGCTGAAATCGAGGCCGCCACTCGCCGCAAGGAAGCCGCCGTCGAAGCCCGCGAGATGGCGCTGCAGGAAAAGGGAAAGCTGGAGAAGGCGAACGAAGAAGTCCGTCGCGAGCTCCACGACCGCGAACGCAAGCTCGACAAGGCCGAAGACGCCATCCAGTCGCGCAACGATCAGCTCCTCAAGCAGGAGAAGATGGTCGAGAGCAACCAACGGCGCCTGGCCGAAAAGATGGAAGACGCCACCCGTCGGCAGAAGGAACTCGACGATCTGCTCGATCTCGAACGGCAGACGATGCACCAACTCAGCGGCCTCAGCCGCGAGGAAGCCGAGTCGCGGCTGCTGGGACGCCTTGAGAAAGAGCTGATGAAAGAGCAGGGCGCCATGATCTTGCGCTACGAGCGCGAGGCCGTGGAAAAGACCCAAGCCAAAGCAAAGGAAATGCTGATCACCGCGGTGCAGCGGTTCGCAGCCGCTCACACGGCCGAGTCGACCACCAGCACGGTCGACATCCCCAACGACGAGATGAAGGGCCGCATCATCGGCCGCGAAGGGCGGAACATTCGCGCTCTCGAAAAGGCGACCGGCGTCGACGTCATCATCGACGACACGCCCGGCGTCGTCATCGTCAGCGCGTTCGACCCGGTGCGTCGCGAAATCGCCCGTATCGCGCTCAACAAGCTGATCGCCGACGGCCGCATCCATCCCTCGCGGATCGAAGAGCTGGTCGCCGAAACGGAAAAGGAAGTCGAAGGCGAGATTCGCCGCCACGGCGAAGAGGCGATGCAGGAAGCTCAGGTCTTCGGCATTCACCCCAAGGTCGTCGAACTCCTTGGCCGGCTCCGTTACCGCACCAGCTACAGCCAGAACGTGCTGCGGCACTCGATTGAAGTTTCGTTCATCACCGGCATGTTGGCGGAGGAGATGGGGCTCGACGGCGAACTCGCTCGCCGCGCGGGCTTGCTGCACGACATCGGCAAAGCGGCCGACCACGATTTGGAAGGCGGCCACCCGAAGATCGGCGCCGATCTGCTCAAGCGTTTTGGCGAAGGCCCGGAAGTGGTTCATGCCGCGCTCGGCCATCATGACGACATCCGCCCCGACATGCCGTACACGGTACTCTGCGCCGCGGCCGACGCTTGCAGCGCCTCACGGCCAGGCGCGCGTCGCGAGACGCTCGATCGTTACATCAAGCGGATGCAGGAACTCGAATCGATTGCCACCAGCTTTGCCGGCGTCCACCAGGCGTTTGCGATTCAAGCTGGCCGCGAAGTCCGGGTGATCGCCAGCTCGCGCGATACCACGGACGAATCGGCGGCGAAGGTTTGCCGCGACATCGCCCGCGCGTTCGAAGAGCAATTGACGTATCCCGGCGAAATCAAAGTGACGCTCATTCGCGAAACCCGCATCACCGAAACGGCCCGCTAG
- a CDS encoding transglutaminase-like domain-containing protein, which produces MSRPAYCRTLAYRSFCDELSEINSADGLFRAAWAISQHEHPDADVAEGEATLANMISTIERRVRSNSVEAKLAHLHDVLFDLLGFRGNVEDYYAPSNSYLCDVLKTRRGLPITLTLLYRQVAQGIGLTVHGVNAPGHFLAEVETDSGSGQSMYVDPFFGGGLLHEEEVYERILQATGRKLDRSGNHLARATPRQWLGRMLNNLQAVFASTGRERDMYAMQEMQGLL; this is translated from the coding sequence TTGTCTCGCCCCGCTTACTGCCGCACGCTTGCCTATCGCTCTTTCTGCGACGAACTGTCGGAGATCAACTCAGCCGACGGTCTGTTCCGCGCGGCGTGGGCGATTTCGCAGCACGAACATCCCGACGCCGACGTGGCTGAGGGCGAAGCGACGCTCGCGAATATGATCTCGACGATCGAGCGGCGCGTCCGCTCGAACAGCGTCGAAGCGAAACTTGCCCATCTGCATGACGTGCTGTTCGACCTACTTGGCTTCCGCGGCAACGTCGAGGACTACTACGCCCCGTCGAATAGCTATCTGTGCGACGTGTTGAAGACGCGCCGCGGCCTGCCGATCACGCTCACCCTGCTCTATCGGCAGGTGGCGCAGGGGATCGGACTGACTGTCCATGGCGTAAACGCCCCAGGGCATTTCCTCGCCGAAGTCGAAACCGACAGCGGCAGCGGCCAGTCGATGTACGTCGATCCCTTCTTCGGCGGCGGGCTGCTACATGAGGAAGAGGTCTACGAACGGATCCTGCAAGCCACCGGTCGCAAGCTCGATCGAAGCGGCAACCACCTCGCCCGGGCGACGCCGCGGCAGTGGCTTGGGCGGATGCTGAATAACCTGCAAGCCGTCTTCGCCTCGACCGGACGCGAGCGCGACATGTACGCAATGCAGGAAATGCAGGGATTGCTCTAA
- a CDS encoding M12 family metallo-peptidase, with protein sequence MRRRSSLLSWILATLWCAACGRAGADVAVIANRTDRPVEIAARLDDAPVVRRKIEPGATMPFFASSGVHASVVEGGVAGPELPLAPNSAYAVSANPSGGMRTLQPIRLGEAQPAAWAATPTTPLELPDSDVIKVKIVVDDDEVRQRRVWEPIIRERIDKVSAALEATCGMKLRVVAIEEWDSDDSQRDFFTTLGEFEREVLPAPADVAIAFSSQYDIASGRVHLGGTRQPLHTHILLKERSRNVLEPERTELLAHELGHYLGATHSPEPKSVMRPVIGQGVQRVAGARLKYDAPNTLLMSMLAEELRQKNIADVTGLSAETRRRMQEIYAAVNPALPNDPASAQYVQIMGVAGARPMIEDTAKILQQIVRVAELKKKLVEQAKDQPPPSGDELLQLYVRQAALAAKQVRKENAARAFILALGIAFDSTDALRKLPLASAAIEAIEPEERRAARQAAFAGMPPLTIHGRADLVKHFVVSAHLVALLGSQPARGAGVVKELLDSNGGSGFSFADMAANRAGIAFAIALLTDRLSLDDVARTFSTAAVVPPIDGLREGLQAKEFTEDFGGVGDQRLEAELGRIEASVMSLPIYQQQPAEPPK encoded by the coding sequence ATGAGACGCCGCTCTTCGCTACTTTCGTGGATCCTCGCCACCCTCTGGTGCGCGGCGTGCGGGCGCGCTGGGGCCGACGTGGCGGTGATTGCCAACCGCACCGATCGGCCGGTGGAGATTGCGGCCCGCCTCGACGACGCACCCGTCGTGCGGCGGAAGATCGAACCAGGCGCGACGATGCCCTTCTTCGCGTCGTCGGGCGTACATGCCAGCGTCGTCGAAGGAGGCGTCGCGGGGCCTGAACTGCCGCTCGCGCCGAACTCAGCCTACGCCGTCTCGGCGAACCCCTCGGGCGGCATGCGAACGCTGCAACCGATTCGCCTCGGCGAGGCGCAACCCGCCGCTTGGGCCGCAACGCCGACCACGCCGCTCGAGCTGCCTGACTCCGACGTCATCAAAGTGAAAATCGTCGTCGACGACGACGAAGTCCGCCAGCGCCGCGTGTGGGAACCGATCATTCGCGAGCGGATCGACAAGGTCTCCGCGGCGCTCGAAGCCACCTGCGGGATGAAGCTGCGGGTCGTCGCGATTGAAGAATGGGATTCAGACGACTCGCAACGCGACTTCTTTACGACGCTCGGCGAGTTCGAACGCGAGGTGCTGCCAGCGCCGGCCGACGTCGCGATCGCATTCAGCAGCCAGTACGACATCGCCAGCGGTCGGGTCCACCTCGGGGGGACGCGGCAGCCGCTGCACACGCACATTTTGCTGAAAGAGCGCTCGCGCAATGTGCTCGAGCCGGAGCGGACGGAACTCCTCGCGCACGAACTGGGGCATTACCTCGGCGCCACTCATAGCCCTGAACCGAAAAGCGTCATGCGGCCGGTGATTGGCCAAGGCGTCCAGCGGGTGGCTGGCGCCCGGCTGAAGTACGATGCGCCTAACACGCTCCTGATGTCGATGCTTGCCGAGGAGTTGCGGCAGAAGAACATCGCCGACGTGACGGGACTCTCGGCGGAGACGCGCCGCCGGATGCAGGAAATCTATGCCGCGGTGAACCCGGCGCTGCCAAACGATCCCGCTTCCGCGCAGTATGTGCAGATCATGGGCGTCGCCGGGGCGCGACCGATGATCGAGGACACGGCAAAGATCTTGCAGCAGATTGTCCGCGTCGCCGAACTCAAGAAGAAACTCGTCGAGCAAGCCAAAGATCAGCCGCCTCCAAGCGGTGACGAGTTGCTGCAACTTTACGTCCGGCAAGCGGCGCTCGCAGCGAAGCAAGTGCGCAAGGAAAACGCCGCGCGGGCGTTCATCTTGGCGCTCGGCATCGCGTTCGATTCGACCGACGCGCTGCGGAAGCTGCCGCTGGCGAGTGCGGCCATCGAAGCGATTGAGCCAGAGGAACGCCGTGCAGCACGCCAAGCGGCCTTCGCGGGGATGCCGCCGCTAACAATCCACGGCCGTGCAGACCTGGTGAAGCACTTCGTCGTGTCGGCCCATTTGGTCGCGCTATTGGGAAGCCAACCGGCGCGCGGCGCAGGAGTGGTGAAAGAACTGCTCGATTCCAACGGCGGCTCGGGGTTCAGCTTTGCCGACATGGCGGCCAATCGCGCCGGCATCGCGTTCGCGATCGCGTTGCTCACGGATCGCCTCTCGCTCGACGACGTCGCTCGGACGTTCAGCACCGCCGCCGTCGTGCCGCCGATCGACGGGTTGCGGGAAGGGCTGCAGGCGAAGGAGTTCACCGAAGACTTCGGCGGCGTCGGCGATCAGCGGCTCGAAGCCGAATTAGGGCGAATCGAGGCGAGCGTCATGTCGCTCCCCATCTATCAGCAGCAACCGGCTGAGCCGCCCAAATAG
- the gnd gene encoding decarboxylating NADP(+)-dependent phosphogluconate dehydrogenase, whose amino-acid sequence MSKQCDIGLIGLAVMGENLALNIESRGYSVAVFNRTTEKVDDFINGRAKGKNFVGCHSLEELVGALKSPRKILMMVKAGKPVDELIDSLLPLMSKGDILIDGGNSFFEDTERRTKYVEEKGLLYSGTGVSGGEEGALLGPSMMPGGSEPAWPHLKPIFQAIAAKVGPKNDIPCCEWVGPRGAGHYVKMVHNGIEYGDMQLICEAYFLMKEALGLTNDELYDVFNTWNKGELDSYLIEITRDIFSVKDDQGDGFLVDKVLDRAGAKGTGKWMSQHALDLGVPSTLVTEAVFARSLSDVKDARVRASKKLKGPSQKYTGDKKAFIEQIRHALYASKICSYAQGFVQLQAAAKELGWPLNLGNCALLWRGGCIIRAVFLDRIKEAFDADPNLENLLLAPYFTEAVDKAQDAWRHVIASAALLGLPTPAFSTALAYYDGYRRANLPANLLQSQRDYFGAHTFQRTDKEGVFHADWLRLRKEPQA is encoded by the coding sequence ATGTCGAAGCAATGTGACATCGGGCTCATCGGTTTGGCCGTCATGGGCGAGAACCTCGCCCTGAACATCGAAAGCCGCGGCTACTCGGTGGCCGTCTTCAATCGGACGACCGAGAAGGTCGACGACTTCATCAACGGGCGGGCTAAGGGGAAGAACTTCGTCGGCTGCCATTCGTTGGAAGAGTTGGTCGGCGCGCTGAAGTCGCCCCGCAAAATTCTGATGATGGTGAAGGCGGGCAAGCCGGTCGACGAACTGATTGACTCGCTGCTACCGCTGATGTCGAAGGGGGACATCCTGATCGACGGCGGCAACAGCTTCTTCGAAGATACCGAACGCCGCACGAAGTACGTCGAAGAGAAAGGTCTGCTTTACTCTGGCACCGGCGTCTCCGGCGGCGAAGAGGGCGCCCTGCTCGGCCCCAGCATGATGCCGGGCGGCAGCGAGCCGGCGTGGCCGCACTTGAAGCCAATCTTCCAAGCGATCGCCGCCAAGGTCGGACCGAAGAACGACATCCCCTGCTGCGAATGGGTCGGCCCGCGCGGCGCCGGGCACTACGTGAAAATGGTGCACAACGGCATCGAGTACGGCGACATGCAGCTCATCTGCGAAGCCTACTTCCTGATGAAGGAAGCGCTCGGCCTCACCAACGACGAGCTGTACGACGTCTTCAACACCTGGAACAAGGGCGAGCTCGATAGCTACCTGATCGAGATCACTCGCGACATCTTCAGCGTGAAGGACGACCAAGGCGACGGCTTCCTGGTCGACAAGGTGCTCGATCGCGCCGGCGCCAAGGGCACAGGCAAGTGGATGAGCCAGCACGCCCTCGACCTTGGCGTGCCGAGCACGCTGGTCACCGAGGCGGTGTTCGCTCGCAGCCTGTCCGACGTGAAGGACGCCCGCGTTCGTGCGAGCAAGAAGCTGAAAGGCCCGTCGCAAAAGTACACCGGCGACAAGAAGGCGTTCATCGAGCAGATTCGCCACGCCCTGTACGCCTCGAAGATTTGCAGCTACGCCCAGGGCTTCGTGCAGCTGCAAGCCGCGGCGAAGGAACTTGGCTGGCCGTTGAACCTGGGCAACTGCGCGTTGCTGTGGCGCGGCGGCTGCATCATTCGGGCCGTGTTCCTCGACCGCATCAAGGAAGCGTTCGACGCCGATCCGAACCTTGAGAACCTGCTGCTGGCGCCCTACTTCACCGAAGCGGTCGACAAGGCGCAGGACGCCTGGCGGCACGTGATCGCGTCCGCAGCGCTGCTCGGACTGCCCACGCCGGCGTTCTCGACGGCGCTCGCCTACTACGACGGCTACCGCCGGGCGAACTTGCCGGCAAACCTGCTGCAGTCGCAACGCGATTACTTTGGGGCCCACACGTTCCAGCGGACGGACAAAGAGGGCGTGTTCCACGCCGATTGGCTGCGGTTGCGCAAGGAACCTCAGGCTTAG